A DNA window from Nycticebus coucang isolate mNycCou1 chromosome 1, mNycCou1.pri, whole genome shotgun sequence contains the following coding sequences:
- the LOC128587292 gene encoding 6-phosphogluconate dehydrogenase, decarboxylating-like isoform X1: protein MAQADITLIGLAVMGQNLILNMNDHGFVVCAFNRTVSKVDDFLANEAKGTKVVGAQSLKEMVSKLKKPRRIILLVKAGQAVDDFIEKLVPLLDTGDIIIDGGNSEYRDTTRRCRDLKAKGILFVGSGVSGGEDGARYGPSLMPGGNKEAWPHIKTIFQGIAAKVGTGEPCCDWVGEEGAGHFVKMVHNGIEYGDMQLICEAYHLMRDILGMEQGQMAQAFEEWNKTELDSFLIEITANILKFRDNDGKYLLPKIRDSAGQKGTGKWTAISALEYGVPVTLIGEAVFARCLSSLKDERIQASKKLMGPQKVQFEGDKKSFLEDIRKALYASKIISYAQGFMLLRQAATEFGWTLNYGGIALMWRGGCIIRSVFLGKIKDAFDRNPELQNLLLDNFFKSAVENCQASWRRVVSTGVQAGIPMPCFTTALSFYDGYRHEMLPANLIQAQRDYFGAHTYELLTNPGQFIHTNWTGHGGNVSSSSYNA, encoded by the coding sequence ATGGCCCAAGCTGACATCACACTGATTGGACTGGCTGTCATGGGCCAGAACTTAATATTGAACATGAATGACCACGGCTTTGTGGTCTGTGCCTTTAACAGGACAGTCTCCAAAGTTGATGATTTCTTGGCCAACGAGGCAAAGGGAACCAAAGTGGTTGGTGCTCAGTCCTTGAAGGAGATGGTCTCCAAGCTAAAGAAGCCCCGGAGGATTATCCTTCTTGTGAAGGCTGGTCAAGCTGTTGATGATTTCATTGAAAAACTGGTACCATTGTTGGACACTGGTGACATCATCATTGATGGAGGAAATTCTGAATATAGGGATACCACAAGACGTTGTCGAGACCTCAAGGCCAAGGGGATCTTATTTGTGGGGAGTGGAGTTAGTGGTGGAGAAGATGGGGCCCGGTATGGCCCATCACTCATGCCAGGAGGAAACAAAGAAGCTTGGCCCCACATCAAGACAATATTCCAGGGCATTGCTGCGAAAGTAGGCACTGGAGAACCCTGCTGTGACTGGGTgggagaagagggagcaggaCACTTTGTGAAGATGGTGCACAACGGAATAGAATATGGCGACATGCAGCTCATCTGTGAGGCTTACCACTTGATGAGAGATATCCTGGGCATGGAGCAAGGCCAGATGGCGCAGGCCTTTGAAGAGTGGAATAAGACAGAGCTAGactcatttctgattgaaatcACAGCCAATATTCTCAAGTTCCGAGATAACGATGGCAAGTACCTGCTGCCAAAGATCAGGGACAGTGCTGGGCAGAAGGGCACTGGGAAGTGGACGGCTATCTCCGCCCTGGAATACGGCGTCCCTGTCACCCTCATCGGAGAAGCCGTCTTTGCTCGATGCTTATCGTCTCTGAAGGATGAAAGAATTCAAGCAAGCAAAAAACTAATGGGTCCCCAAAAGGTCCAGTTTGAAGGTGACAAGAAATCATTCCTGGAGGACATTCGAAAGGCCCTCTACGCTTCCAAGATCATCTCCTACGCCCAGGGCTTTATGCTGCTAAGACAGGCAGCCACTGAATTTGGCTGGACCCTCAATTATGGTGGCATCGCCCTGATGTGGAGAGGGGGCTGCATCATCAGAAGTGTATTCCTGGGAAAGATAAAGGATGCATTTGATCGAAACCCAGAACTTCAGAACCTACTACTTGATAACTTCTTTAAGTCAGCTGTTGAAAACTGCCAGGCCTCCTGGCGGCGGGTGGTCAGCACTGGTGTCCAGGCAGGCATCCCCATGCCCTGCTTCACCACTGCCCTCTCCTTCTATGACGGGTACAGACATGAGATGCTACCGGCCAACCTCATCCAGGCTCAGCGGGATTACTTTGGAGCTCATACCTACGAACTCTTAACCAACCCGGGACAGTTTATCCACACTAACTGGACAGGCCATGGCGGCAACGTGTCCTCCTCTTCATACAATGCTTAA
- the LOC128587292 gene encoding 6-phosphogluconate dehydrogenase, decarboxylating-like isoform X2: MTTALWSVPLTGQSPKLMISWPTRQREPKWLAGQAVDDFIEKLVPLLDTGDIIIDGGNSEYRDTTRRCRDLKAKGILFVGSGVSGGEDGARYGPSLMPGGNKEAWPHIKTIFQGIAAKVGTGEPCCDWVGEEGAGHFVKMVHNGIEYGDMQLICEAYHLMRDILGMEQGQMAQAFEEWNKTELDSFLIEITANILKFRDNDGKYLLPKIRDSAGQKGTGKWTAISALEYGVPVTLIGEAVFARCLSSLKDERIQASKKLMGPQKVQFEGDKKSFLEDIRKALYASKIISYAQGFMLLRQAATEFGWTLNYGGIALMWRGGCIIRSVFLGKIKDAFDRNPELQNLLLDNFFKSAVENCQASWRRVVSTGVQAGIPMPCFTTALSFYDGYRHEMLPANLIQAQRDYFGAHTYELLTNPGQFIHTNWTGHGGNVSSSSYNA, from the exons ATGACCACGGCTTTGTGGTCTGTGCCTTTAACAGGACAGTCTCCAAAGTTGATGATTTCTTGGCCAACGAGGCAAAGGGAACCAAAGTGGTTG GCTGGTCAAGCTGTTGATGATTTCATTGAAAAACTGGTACCATTGTTGGACACTGGTGACATCATCATTGATGGAGGAAATTCTGAATATAGGGATACCACAAGACGTTGTCGAGACCTCAAGGCCAAGGGGATCTTATTTGTGGGGAGTGGAGTTAGTGGTGGAGAAGATGGGGCCCGGTATGGCCCATCACTCATGCCAGGAGGAAACAAAGAAGCTTGGCCCCACATCAAGACAATATTCCAGGGCATTGCTGCGAAAGTAGGCACTGGAGAACCCTGCTGTGACTGGGTgggagaagagggagcaggaCACTTTGTGAAGATGGTGCACAACGGAATAGAATATGGCGACATGCAGCTCATCTGTGAGGCTTACCACTTGATGAGAGATATCCTGGGCATGGAGCAAGGCCAGATGGCGCAGGCCTTTGAAGAGTGGAATAAGACAGAGCTAGactcatttctgattgaaatcACAGCCAATATTCTCAAGTTCCGAGATAACGATGGCAAGTACCTGCTGCCAAAGATCAGGGACAGTGCTGGGCAGAAGGGCACTGGGAAGTGGACGGCTATCTCCGCCCTGGAATACGGCGTCCCTGTCACCCTCATCGGAGAAGCCGTCTTTGCTCGATGCTTATCGTCTCTGAAGGATGAAAGAATTCAAGCAAGCAAAAAACTAATGGGTCCCCAAAAGGTCCAGTTTGAAGGTGACAAGAAATCATTCCTGGAGGACATTCGAAAGGCCCTCTACGCTTCCAAGATCATCTCCTACGCCCAGGGCTTTATGCTGCTAAGACAGGCAGCCACTGAATTTGGCTGGACCCTCAATTATGGTGGCATCGCCCTGATGTGGAGAGGGGGCTGCATCATCAGAAGTGTATTCCTGGGAAAGATAAAGGATGCATTTGATCGAAACCCAGAACTTCAGAACCTACTACTTGATAACTTCTTTAAGTCAGCTGTTGAAAACTGCCAGGCCTCCTGGCGGCGGGTGGTCAGCACTGGTGTCCAGGCAGGCATCCCCATGCCCTGCTTCACCACTGCCCTCTCCTTCTATGACGGGTACAGACATGAGATGCTACCGGCCAACCTCATCCAGGCTCAGCGGGATTACTTTGGAGCTCATACCTACGAACTCTTAACCAACCCGGGACAGTTTATCCACACTAACTGGACAGGCCATGGCGGCAACGTGTCCTCCTCTTCATACAATGCTTAA